In Cottoperca gobio chromosome 19, fCotGob3.1, whole genome shotgun sequence, the genomic window TGGTGTCAGAGGGCGGGAGCATGGTGGAGTACATTGGAGCAAACCGGGTTCCTGACCTCCAGAAGATTTACCAGGTAAGGAAGAACAGATAAAAGCTTGAAGTCTTAGTCCTGACAAGAAGATAATGTATTTCTACCTGACACTGATATAGTTTTCACAGCTTTCGTTTATTCAAAGAAGTCAACCTCAGAATAAAGGTTCAAGACCTGCTAAGTTGGTCAAActttagtcaaataaaaatagtaaatagtaacTGGAATATTGTGTTCTGACccaaataataatagaaaagtTGTGGCCTATCTGACACAGAAAACTGCTGAGAACTcttcattttttaatgtttcatattgTATTATTCTTGCCTCCCTCTCTATTTCATCCCGACTCAGATTTCAGACGGTATCCCTATTCATTTGAAACGTGGCATCCCTGACAGGCTACTGTACCGCACCACCATGGCTCTCACTGTAGGAGGCGCTCTGTACTGCATGGTCGCGCTTTACTTCGCAGCCCAGCCCAACAATAAGTAAACAACACAGAACCAGGACCTTTCCTTAACACCTCTGACACGTCGCTGCTGCAGTTCATCGACCCAACATTCCCAGTCTCCATCTGACCTCGCCATGCCACCTCTTGGGACTAATCGCTATCGGaacataacaataattatatctGTCTTCTTTGTAAAACCCATGTCTAAGTTAATAAattttaaagggaaacaaaggtAAAACATGATTATTTTTCCTATTTGTCTTTAACATTATATCTTCTGTTATAAGTAAATAGCACTCACTGTATCAGATTAGTTGCCAGATGCACAGACATCATGTATGAATCTGTATCGGGTAAAGAGTTTCTTACAAATGCCAAAATAGAAACGGAGACGTAAAGATATTTCTATGCTCACAGCTTTCAACAGGCATGTGGTAGTGCAGTgatgagtgagagtgtgtgtgtgtgtgtgtgtgtgtgtgtgtgtgtgtgtgtgtgtgtgtgtgtgtgtgtgtgtgtgtgtgtgtgtgtgtgtgtgtgtgtgtgtgtgtgtgtgtgtgtgtgtgtgtgtgtgtgtgtgtgtgtgtgtgtgtgagggagagctAGCATGATGGAAACACCTCGTCTGGAACATGGCTGCTGCTCATTTGGCTTGAGTACTGTCTCATTCAGTATTTATATGTGGGCTCTAGTGTGGTGTCAGAGGGAGGctgtttcagacagacatgttgGCAGCCCCACATCAAGCTGCTGAAACATTGATGTAATCTCAGTCTCTGCATTTGCATGtgtatgttcttttttttttttatcaatgtttTCAGGCAAAACGTCACTTTACATAAGCAATATAATTCTTGTGCAGGAACTGGGTCtttcaataaaatgtgttacaaCTTAAGGACACGTATACATTGtagttttacttaagtgaaatgaaaaatacattttccaagtTCTAATCCTGTGTCCCTGTGTTAATTGATTcatctatttttaaatgctaaatatgtgtaaaacatatttctttagaTATATTATTGAGGACTCATCTTGGACTTGGGCGGTACAAGTTTATCCAATTAAATAGGATTGAACCTTTCCAAAGAATGAGGTTGAGGTCTAATTTATTAATTCAAAAacatgttacttaagtaaaagtacaaaagtgttGGCATCaaaaatacttaaagtaccaaaagaaATACTCGGTATGCAGAATGGCTGATTCCACCTTGATATCAAGACCAAACCATCACCCTATCAGCTACTGTGGTCCATTCGGTTGGGTATGTttgaaactctgtgtgtgtgtgtgcatgcgtagTGATTGCATTGATGGGGCAAGGTCACATGATGCTCGACACTTTAACACTCACAAGAAGTGGACTCCGCTGATTCAACTGATTAGTGCAGTCCTCACGAGAGATCTACCACTTGTAATCATCGAGTAGAACACGTGCAGGCAGCACAAGCATGTACATGTTGCACGGTACACACACGTGCAGTATATAAAACCGGAGTTTGTTATCATTTTATCAGCTCTTGTATGCATAGTATACCtctgacattttctttctttctaaaagGCGTCAAAAACTCTTAAAAGTTGATCAATTTATTACATAAAATTGAACCTTGTTAAAATGAATGGATACAGCCATgcaggagttttatttattaagatatGGCACATTCATATGTCAGTATGACTCAACTCTGGACCTCCCTTTGTCATGGCATCAATACTTCACACCCTGAGGTAAACCTCATGATAGATAATTGATGATAGCACTGATTTAAAGGAGAATAATCTGACCTTCTGTGGAGAAATAATGAGTATggttaataaataaagacacaatGAGAATGATAACTGGAAGTGCGTTACGCTGAAACGTGAGCTTGTAATCGCTGGTGTTACAACTACAGTGATGAGCATTTCTCTATACGCTGTACACCCTGGGCTGGCTGgtttttacaaaatacaatTATTGTTATGGCTAACATGTAGTAGATGGATGTCATTGTTTATTGGTAACACAAATGTTTAgcagagcaactgaggagggatcctgctcccaggacggacagacgtgcaatagatgtcgtgggTACAGactaaacaacatagtaaaatgacaatatagacaatccatgtgacataaatgtttatatgaaaaagatggatgcaggaagaagaaaaggcaTTACTTACAACTTACAAACTTACAGGTGCTGCCAAAAATAATAACGTGGGCAGGACCACAGGCGCAGAcacgattcctgatccagaCGCAACCTGATtgtggcgctagatgaaaaatCAGGATGACCAAAGTCAGTCGGATTCATCCTGGGGAACACAAATGTCTGcacaaatttcatggcaatccatcaaatagttgcgatatttcagtctggacaaaAGTGATGGACCGACCGAGCGACAGGCCAACAGAACATCTTTAACATTTCTTTACCCTTAGGATGTATTTTGTGACCTCTTGGAGAGTCCTGACCCTCAGATTGGTAAGAACAACATCTCTACGACGCTCAGTTGTTCCTTTTACATCTACTTTCTCCTTTATTCAGTTACTCTTCTCCCACTGAAGCTTTTCTTAGAAAAACATGATCATTATGTGCACACATTAGCTTGAGATGCACctatttttgtagttttcatAATAACCCTCGTACCTGCTTTTCTTAATTCCACTTCTCTTTGTCGCCGATACCTCATGCGTCATGAGCCTACTTGTGCATCCTTCAGTCACAATGGATCCTTTATTGTCGCTCTTATACCTGACATGACAATCCCATGAGCTCTGCAATAACATGTTTACCACTCAATAACACTGCAACTGTTAATGAAGCAAGAACCCCGGGGGGAGTGTGAACACAGGAAAccggtgggagggggggggaggagtgtgaggagaaggTAGTTATGTGGAGGATGGGTGTGATTTATATAgtgaaaattaaaaatgtatcccGTCTACTCACATTCTCCACAGATAACGTCTCGCTCTGTACGAGATCACTTGTCTGTGCTGTTCCCACTCTAATCCATTCTTGTAATAGATCGATGTAATAGATCAAGTGTGTAAAATCTTTCCATCTTTCAAATTATTCTGATCtgtttctttgtaaaaaaaaaaaatgacacaatCCTGGTGAAAATTGGTGACGGTCTGTTATTAGTGTCCCGTGTCACATTtgtaaatcagaatcagaaaatCTCAAGTTGTACACGCGCTGGCTTTAAGCCAGACAGCCGAGATGattggaaatgaaaatgaaactcGGGGAATCGAGATGAAAAAATGTCATAAAGAATATGTAATAAGAAAAGATGTTTCCTCATGAGTGGCATGAATGTGTAAACTATCGTTAACTAACGATGAGCTGGATGACATTGATTTCTACATATGAGCTAGAATTTAGTTCTTTCTCTCAGTATTTCTATTATTTCTAGGAAAGCTTTGGTTTACAATAATTGTTTCCGTGATCAGAATGAGGaaatgtggaagtgtgtgtttgaaaataAGTAGTTTTTTTCTGATCAGCTAGCTGCTCACTGAGGCTGTaatttgagctaaatgctagcaTACTCACAACGACAACGCTAACATGATGATAACATTTACCATGTTcactatcttagtttagcgtcttaccatgctaacatttactaactggcattaaacacaaagtacagctgaggctgatgggaatgttgtATTTGGCCATAAATGACTAGTTTATATGTTTACTTGATGATAGCACAAGACGAAAAGTCAGACGATTACTATTGTGATTACAATGTAACATGATGATAGTACCACATTTAATGGAAAACCATTTATTAGTTGTTGAGATTCTGAGTTTCTGTTTGGACCAATGTGGTGGACTGACCACCATACATTTAATTAAGGGCTGTATTAAGTTAATGACTTTCccctttatttttaaagctgcattaagcTATGTGTTCCCACTAGGGGGCACAACGTGTtgacaaactattttcacatcCTGCAGTTTTGTCTCCAACTCCTGAGAAACATATCTGGGTTATTAGATGTTTGACTTTCTTGATTAGTCTGCTGTTTGAAGCTGGGCTGGCAGTGTACATTAACAGCTGAACTGAATTATCGATGCTGAAAACAACTCTCAAACAGCTAGATTCACAGTTAAGAGTAAATCAAAAAAGCTGCAGAGCTGGGAGTTAATTATTTGTGTTCTCAGCAGACTGAGCACTCTCACAATACCCCGCCACAATAGCAGAGCATGAGAACAAACAATGAACAAATAAGGTTCTCTGAGATTGAACAAGGAGAGTATTTTGTGAAGCagtagctttgtgtgtgtgtgtgttagccttCTCCTTGTCTCGCAGATGAAAGGACCACAAGTGGAATTGAGTGCATGAACAAAGCAACTTCATCCAGCCCTGAATGTAAATCGATTATACGTACAAGAACACCTCGAGGGACTAACAATGAGACGATCCAAAGATCACCAGATGTGACATGCCCACTGTACGAGTCATCTTAGCTTTCCACACTACAAGGAGTTTGGAGGCTAAATCTGTTCATCACACCCTTTGCTCTCCATGGGGAGTAATGTGTCAGATGGTGgagaatagaagaagaaaaaaagcacgGAGAACAAAGGAAATGGAGGTAACAGCATAAGGTCACGTTGAAGTTAATCAGAAAGATGGATGGAGAAATTGTGGCGTGGAAAAGGTGATTGCTGTCATAAGTATACATGAGCTACTTCAATGCTTTGAAATTCTCTATCTCCAATGGCttttgaaaatgcattttccCCTCTTTTTCCTTCAGGCTAATTTTCCCAGCATTTCCCGGGCAACTATTTTATATAAGAGTTCAAACACAGGGCGAAAGGACAGCTTTGCCCCTGGCTCTGTGCTGTCAACCAATCCCACTCTCTGCAAAGATGACTGAAATTAAATTTTTTCCTTGCACGTAATGACTTGAGTTGTATATTATTACAAATATCTAGACCATCTGCAAACAACATCCTTCATTTACTTTACAATCTGACACTGCATTGCAGAAAATGTAAGTAATTATTTAAGTTACTTGGCTGCTAGGGGAGGACAAGAGATGTGGGCGGCATGAAAAGAGGAAAATTAATGTCCCCAAAATGAAAGTGAATCAATATGGTGGCCTACGGATATGAAACGCTGGAATGAGAACGAGAGGGAGGAGAGTGAGTTTAAATAGAGTTGGAGCAAGATTAATGGTTGTTTAAAAGAGAATGGTATTCATCAGTAGTCAGCTTGCAAGTGCAGaacgtggtgtgtgtgtgtgtgtgtgtgtgtgtgtgtgtgtgtgtcaggatggAAGTACACTCTGCAGTGACTTTAACTTTCTAACTTTCCTCCAAGACTCTTTCAATGAATGACCACTCAACCATAATGCTGATTACTTTGCAAATAAGTGTGAGGCTTGATTTcttcttttcacacacacacccacacaacacacacacacacacacacacacacacacacacacacacacacacacacacacacacacacacacacacacacacacactgacccaaCAGCACCACCTACAGGTCATTCAAATCACTGATGTCGAGGACATTTTTCAGTTATAAATTCCTAATCTTTTAATCAAAAATCTTCAGGAACATATTCACTCATACCGTCTTGTGTTATTACAAAATCATCTTTCCTACAGGCAGCAAAAGATTGTTCCCAATAAATAATCAGTACAAAGTTTAAAGGAATACAGCAGGAATACGAGAAATGCCCTCAtggacacaaatacagaaatgtaaatgtcgGTCCGTCACTTGCACTTGTATGTGAGCTGTTTGCGGTGATAGTGGATCCACGCGGGAGCCCCAACAAGCCCGGTCAGGAAGCCGATCGTAGCGCCCAGACTGCAGGAAACAGGCCACACCTACAAGGAGCAAGACAAGTGAGTCAGATCGTTGCATGGAAAGATCAAGAACGGCAATATTAGTTCAATTCATCTTTTTTCCCCACAAGCATGTCTCCCCCAAAGAAGAacttttaaaagagaaaaccCAGCAGTACAGCAGTGTCATTTAGAGTTATGCTCCAATTACCACTCTTCGCCTTCAATTTGCATTTTCCCTCAGTCATTTTGCAGAGAACTCCCTTtgcaattataattataattttaatcttttcctttttgtcatttaaaaaaacttgaattaattcattaaagaaaaagaTTTGAATGGTTACTGGTTTGACTCATATTTCAAACTTATGGAGGTTGTATTTAATACTAATCAATGATGAATGGAAGCCTTTTTGTGAACTGTACTGTATGCAAGAGGAGGTCAAACAAAATGACTGGCAGAAAAACGACAGAAACATTTGCAACAGTTACAGAAATTCAATATTAGGGTCTAGCTTTAAGTATTTTGTAAATTgactgtattttttttgttttttgttttttaaataagcgGTTCCCGACATTTAGGACTTATGACCACTGAGAAGCTCTGTCTACCGGCACAGTTGGCCTTGGTCTAAGGGTTATGACAAGTTTAATTTAACACTGATCCTTCCTTGATTGTTTTACTTGAATCCTTTTAATGCCCTATCATAATGCCATAATATGAAAAGATTTGGAGTTTAAATACCAAAATCAACtacaataaaataagacaaactTAATACAGaatttgtttttactgcagaTATTATCCAATATCTGAGTTTTTAAATCCTTCCCTCTTTATATCTGTCACAGTAAAGCATTAACAGCTGTGCTGTTTATATTTTCTAGATGTTTTGGGTCCTCACATACCTTTACTGACAAATCTGTTTGTGAAAAAatcttctttttcattctttGCTAACATTTTTAACAGAACAGGCAGCCGTATATGGCAGTTTTAGGGACATTGATTATTCTAATGATGAAATCTAACAAACGTGCACCTCCTTGTGATCATGTGGCATTCATCAAGCTAAAGCAAGTGATTTACTGTAAATCTGTGCAATTAAGAGTTTGGTGAATCCAACATTcacagaaaaaaagtaaaagagatTTAGGATAAGAACATAAAAATCGTTCTTGCATGAGACCCAATATTAGGATTTTAATCCcacaatatacattttttatgagaGGATTTCTACTGTATGCTGACCTGCCAAGGCCTGTCCCAGTCCAGAGGTATAGGAAAGGCTCCCACCCAGGCTCCTACCAGTGTGCAGGCCACTGTAATCTGTAGACAGGTGTCCCACACAGACATAGCTctggagacagagacacaagataagcacatgaaacacatgacaGAAGGacagggagaaaagaaaagcagattttAGGCGCACCCGTGTCGGCTGAACACTCGTATCCAGGCCTGGACGTTGGGGCCGAGGACACAGAGACACCTTAGTGTGGTTAGAGAGGTAAGCAGCACAGCGAGGGAGAATGTTTCCAAGGCGCATCTGAAACAAGTATGAGAAATTTGAGGTTCACAGTATCTGTGACGGGGACAAACAGAACCTGCTTCGGTTCAGATACAGCAGGAATTTTTATAAGcatgacaatatatatatatatacacaaatatatagcCACAAATACTCCATTACTGCcctctgtatttaaaataaatcacagatATAGCACATGAGCGTCAGCAGCTACTCACTCAATCAGCGGCGCTCCATAGAGAACCACCACAGTGTGGAAGAACAGGCACGACAGGAAGAAGTACAGGCAGGAACGAAACAACCTAGAcagctgcagaaagaaaagggtgaagaaaggtaaataaatcatgaagaaaaaaagttcACAGAACTTAAAAGTTAAAAGAGTAAAACCCTAGAGCCTTTGATATCCAAGTATGAATGTTTTTGGCCTCAAAAGGTTCCTGGAGAAAAGTTCTTGATTGGAAGAAAGCAGCTGTATGTGCAGGTTAATTCAAGTTAAACGTTCTCAGTTCTTTTAAACCAGCACTTAACACTTTCCTGCTTGCCACTGCtttttatcaaattaaatgCGGGACTACActgtctgttttattatatttatagcttgttttttgcattttctctttaaatcctatttaaattaattgttatattgccttgtgtttcttttcataaTATCTTTTCTGTCCTAtgcaaagcactttgaatttCCTTGGTGTGTAAAGGTGCAGTACAAATAAACTCGAGTTGTAACCCTTCAGAGGGGGTAAGGCATCACTGAACTACAAAATACGTGTACACGTGCTACTCctcaaccagctacaacattaaaatgctactTACAATGCATTAGTATTAACAATCTCAAATTAAAATTCAGATTCAATTTCTACAATCTAAATATGTAATGTATGATAATGTATCAAAGGAAGCCCATTTCCgctaataaaagaaaataataagataaaaacTGTCAGTCAAGTTATTTTGACAAATGTTCTCATTACATGATCTTTATTCTCTCATCACATTGGTGAGAATGTGCTGCCTTGCTACATGCATATACAGCACATACAACATGTTATTGTTACTGTAGtcagtacttttacattatgcTGATAATATTCCTGTACTGACATTTATTTGCAAGGCTTTTTACTTGTGATACagtattttaacattaatgTAATTGTAGCTTTACTTAATTAAGCACAACATTCACGATGAAGGTAAGTCAGCACCTTGTATCCTACTGTGTGCTTCTTGGTGGGCGGTGTGATGCCGAGCAGCCAGAAGACGGCGACACTGACCGCGGTGACCGCACCAGACACCGAGTAGAGCCACAGCAGGTGAGTGCCGTACACCGAGAAGCCCTGCACGAGCGCCGCAGGTAGCACGGTCGCCATGAACACCGAGGCGGCGATGATGGCGTGAGTGGACGCCATGGCTCTGATTTCATGGTCCCACATGACGAAAAATGTAACTATCTACAACAGGAGACTATAGACAATAGACAGCATGtcaataaaaatactttaaactgTTAATTTAGCAACGGGTGTACAGAGTAGCTTAAATCCATGGGTGAATTTCTTGACCTGCCTTCCGTAAACATGGAGTGACTAAGACTTCCGCTTGGACGTCACAATAAAAGTCTAATGGTATCCCTTGCAAAACGCAAGCCCAGCTCACgatatgaaatgaaataaaaaagaacaagAGAATACTGTctgatttaaatattaatattttgctaatttaatatgcatacatatattttttgtattgtttataaCGTCAAAGTCTGtggttatttaaaaataaattagatgTAGACTGTGACATATAAGATAACATATGATGTATTGGAGATTGTTGCACAGTCTTAGTTATGTTGCACATATGATATATCTAACGTCTATGGATGTGACCCGTACAAGGGCAACTGCCACCTTCAGcagacttttgttttgaagaaaACCATCCTCTAACCAATCACAGAAGGTTTAAGAAGTTAACTGGGGCGGACCGTAGTACCAGCCAATGAAATTTGAGATGTTCATAGCTTTGACCAATCAAACTGTTGCAAATACAGGAAAAGCGAAGAATCGACCGGAAGTTTACAAACATTAACCGAGCAATCCAAGATTAGCTAAcaattttatgttgttttgacCAACCATTGACGACAAACATTAGTTAAAAC contains:
- the cox7a2l gene encoding cytochrome c oxidase subunit 7A2-like, mitochondrial, whose product is MYYKFSGFTQKLTGSTVPAAYSPQGLRAGVPAESPAMIFGTPTKLVSEGGSMVEYIGANRVPDLQKIYQISDGIPIHLKRGIPDRLLYRTTMALTVGGALYCMVALYFAAQPNNK
- the pigf gene encoding phosphatidylinositol-glycan biosynthesis class F protein encodes the protein MWDHEIRAMASTHAIIAASVFMATVLPAALVQGFSVYGTHLLWLYSVSGAVTAVSVAVFWLLGITPPTKKHTVGYKLSRLFRSCLYFFLSCLFFHTVVVLYGAPLIECALETFSLAVLLTSLTTLRCLCVLGPNVQAWIRVFSRHGAMSVWDTCLQITVACTLVGAWVGAFPIPLDWDRPWQVWPVSCSLGATIGFLTGLVGAPAWIHYHRKQLTYKCK